One genomic segment of Pseudomonadota bacterium includes these proteins:
- the glpK gene encoding glycerol kinase GlpK: MRAARYILALDQGTTSSRSLLFDTSGQVVAQAQREFTQYFPKPGWVEHDPIEILDSQLITVAAVLEQAHLTPRDIVAVGITNQRETTVLWDRGTGLPVAPAIVWQDRRTADTCAALRASGIAGEISARTGLLLDPYFSGTKLAWLLDSVPHVRARAERGELAFGTIDSWLIYHLSGRRHHITDATNASRTLLFNLEQGDWDDRLLELLRVPRACLPRIVDSSLPLAVAPRIHLDGYELPVTGIAGDQHAALFGQACFSPGMAKNTYGTGCFALMNTGDRPMRSRNQLVSTVAWRCARTQYALEGSVFMAGAIVQWLRDGLGIIDRSDDVEALAASVPDTGDVYLIPAFTGLGAPHWDPQARGTLVGLTRGSSRAHIARAALEAIAFQTADLITAMQADAGQPLTELRVDGGAARNSLLMQFQADLLGVPVLRPRNTETTAFGAAALAGLGCGFWSSQQELASLWQLERRFEPRMSATEAGARRARWTQALERSRRWAQEPTP; encoded by the coding sequence ATGAGGGCCGCGCGATACATTCTCGCGCTCGATCAGGGCACTACCAGCTCGCGCTCGCTGTTGTTCGACACCAGCGGTCAGGTTGTGGCGCAGGCCCAGCGGGAATTTACGCAGTACTTTCCGAAGCCCGGTTGGGTCGAGCACGACCCGATCGAGATACTCGATTCACAACTGATCACGGTCGCCGCGGTGTTGGAGCAGGCGCACCTCACGCCGCGCGACATCGTGGCGGTCGGCATCACGAACCAGCGCGAAACCACGGTGCTGTGGGACCGCGGCACGGGGCTGCCGGTGGCGCCTGCGATCGTCTGGCAGGATCGCCGGACTGCCGATACCTGCGCGGCGCTGCGCGCGTCGGGCATCGCCGGTGAGATCAGCGCGCGCACCGGCCTCCTGCTCGATCCGTATTTCTCGGGTACCAAACTCGCCTGGCTGCTCGATTCGGTACCGCATGTCCGGGCGCGCGCGGAACGCGGCGAGCTTGCGTTCGGGACGATCGACAGCTGGCTCATCTACCACCTGAGCGGCCGGCGTCACCACATCACTGACGCCACCAACGCGAGCCGCACGCTGCTGTTCAACCTCGAACAAGGCGATTGGGATGATCGGCTGCTCGAGCTACTGCGAGTGCCGCGCGCCTGCCTGCCGCGCATCGTCGATTCGAGCTTGCCCCTGGCCGTCGCACCACGGATCCACCTCGACGGCTACGAGTTGCCGGTGACGGGAATTGCCGGCGACCAGCACGCCGCGCTGTTCGGACAGGCTTGCTTCTCGCCCGGCATGGCCAAGAACACTTACGGCACGGGTTGTTTCGCGCTGATGAACACCGGCGATCGCCCGATGCGCTCGCGCAATCAGCTGGTGAGCACCGTGGCCTGGCGATGCGCGCGCACGCAATACGCGCTCGAAGGCAGCGTGTTCATGGCCGGCGCCATCGTGCAGTGGCTGCGCGACGGCCTCGGCATCATCGACCGCTCCGACGATGTCGAAGCCCTGGCGGCAAGCGTGCCAGACACCGGCGATGTGTACCTCATCCCCGCCTTCACTGGCCTCGGCGCGCCTCACTGGGATCCCCAGGCGCGCGGAACGCTGGTGGGCCTCACGCGCGGCAGTTCACGCGCGCATATCGCTCGCGCTGCGCTCGAGGCCATCGCATTCCAGACCGCGGACCTCATCACCGCCATGCAGGCCGATGCCGGGCAGCCCCTCACCGAGCTGCGCGTCGACGGCGGGGCCGCCCGCAATTCGTTGCTCATGCAGTTCCAGGCCGACTTGTTAGGCGTGCCGGTGCTGCGGCCGCGCAATACGGAGACGACGGCATTCGGCGCCGCGGCACTGGCGGGGCTTGGTTGCGGCTTCTGGTCTTCACAACAGGAACTCGCTTCGCTGTGGCAACTCGAGCGGAGATTCGAGCCGCGGATGAGCGCGACTGAAGCCGGCGCGCGGCGCGCGCGCTGGACTCAGGCGCTGGAACGCTCGCGACGCTGGGCGCAGGAGCCGACACCCTGA
- a CDS encoding Gfo/Idh/MocA family oxidoreductase encodes MIRIGILGAARIAPRGIVTPANALLGAEVVAIGARTLERAQNFAAQHSIPIACGSYEELVARDDIDLVYVALPPSAHLEWCTAALANGKHVLVEKPFASNAHDAAQMVAAARAADRHLLEAFHYRFHPLFERALSALRGGSIGKIRHIEAIFNALLPDTPGELRYIEELGGGAMMDLGCYCMHWIRTVANDEPTVVSTQARCGTPGVDLDISAELAFTSGPTATLKCSMQPEDGVLLRRLRVLGDKGVLEFDNPVSPHAGATLSIETDAPSLPQIVSGGDTTFHFQLRHVIEVIEGRAQPLTGGDDAIGNMRAIDAVYRAAGMRPRGLAA; translated from the coding sequence ATGATACGCATCGGCATCCTCGGAGCGGCGCGAATTGCGCCGCGCGGAATCGTGACACCCGCCAACGCGCTGCTCGGCGCGGAAGTCGTCGCCATCGGTGCGCGCACTCTCGAACGCGCGCAGAATTTCGCCGCGCAACATTCGATACCCATCGCGTGCGGTAGTTATGAAGAACTGGTCGCCCGCGACGATATCGACCTCGTGTACGTGGCCTTGCCACCGTCGGCGCATCTCGAGTGGTGCACGGCAGCGCTGGCCAACGGCAAACACGTGCTCGTGGAAAAACCGTTCGCGAGCAATGCGCATGACGCGGCGCAAATGGTCGCGGCCGCGCGGGCCGCCGATCGCCATCTGCTCGAGGCCTTTCACTATCGCTTTCACCCGCTGTTCGAACGCGCCTTGTCGGCGCTGCGCGGCGGCAGCATCGGAAAAATCCGCCACATCGAAGCCATCTTCAACGCCTTGTTGCCCGACACGCCGGGCGAACTGCGCTACATCGAAGAACTCGGCGGCGGCGCGATGATGGATCTCGGTTGTTATTGCATGCACTGGATCCGCACGGTTGCTAACGATGAACCGACGGTCGTCAGCACGCAGGCGCGTTGCGGTACGCCGGGTGTCGATCTCGATATCTCGGCCGAGCTGGCATTCACCAGCGGCCCGACCGCCACACTCAAGTGTTCCATGCAACCGGAAGACGGCGTCCTGTTGCGCCGCCTGCGCGTGTTGGGTGACAAGGGCGTGCTCGAATTCGACAATCCTGTGTCCCCCCATGCGGGCGCAACCCTGTCGATAGAGACCGACGCGCCTTCGTTGCCACAGATCGTCTCCGGCGGCGACACCACGTTTCATTTCCAGCTGCGCCACGTCATCGAGGTGATCGAAGGGCGCGCCCAACCGCTGACCGGCGGCGACGATGCCATCGGCAACATGCGCGCGATCGACGCCGTCTACCGCGCAGCGGGCATGCGGCCGCGCGGCCTGGCCGCTTGA
- the dapB gene encoding 4-hydroxy-tetrahydrodipicolinate reductase has product MTRAALIGATGRMGLAIVRANVASKTLQVVAAIASPGSKSAGFDIGEVAGGQAIGVHVLGDLPPDLGKAEVAIDFSRPELSLRALNVCRAARVPIVIGTTGHGAEFEARIAGAARDIAVLVAPNTSIGVAVAQELVRIAASVLPPEFDIEISEAHHKHKLDAPSGTALALADSAAKARGLDPNADTLSGRVGQGARRSGEIGIASIRAGDIVGSHTVLFAGSGERLTVGHEATDRSIFALGAIRAAAWLSAQKPGRYSMANVLGLKTIA; this is encoded by the coding sequence GTGACGAGAGCCGCGTTGATCGGTGCTACGGGACGGATGGGCCTCGCGATCGTGCGCGCCAACGTCGCCAGTAAAACGCTGCAGGTGGTGGCCGCCATCGCCTCGCCCGGTAGCAAGTCGGCGGGTTTTGACATCGGCGAGGTGGCCGGCGGGCAGGCGATCGGCGTGCACGTGCTCGGTGATCTGCCGCCCGATCTCGGCAAGGCCGAGGTGGCGATCGATTTCTCGCGACCGGAGTTGAGCCTGCGCGCGTTGAATGTCTGCCGCGCCGCGCGGGTTCCCATCGTGATCGGCACGACCGGTCATGGCGCCGAATTCGAAGCGCGGATTGCCGGGGCGGCGCGCGACATCGCGGTGCTGGTCGCGCCTAACACCTCCATCGGTGTCGCGGTCGCGCAGGAACTCGTGCGCATCGCGGCAAGCGTATTGCCACCGGAGTTCGACATCGAGATTTCCGAGGCACATCACAAACACAAACTGGACGCCCCCTCGGGTACGGCGCTCGCTCTGGCGGACAGCGCCGCCAAGGCGCGTGGACTCGATCCCAATGCCGACACCTTGTCGGGGCGCGTCGGGCAGGGAGCGCGGCGCAGTGGAGAAATCGGTATTGCCTCGATCCGGGCCGGGGACATCGTGGGCAGCCATACCGTCCTTTTTGCCGGTTCCGGGGAGCGCCTGACCGTGGGTCACGAGGCGACGGATCGGTCGATCTTCGCCCTGGGGGCTATCCGCGCGGCCGCCTGGCTTTCGGCACAAAAGCCCGGCCGATACTCAATGGCCAACGTACTTGGATTAAAAACAATCGCTTAA
- the carA gene encoding glutamine-hydrolyzing carbamoyl-phosphate synthase small subunit: MTITAVLALEDGTIFSGQSIGAKGNTTGEVVFNTALTGYQEILSDPSYSRQIVTLTYPHIGNTGTTPEDLEAPTAYAAGLVVRDVPPLASNWRKSEDLREFLSRHKVVAISGIDTRKLTRILREKGAQAGCIMTGDKMDPAAAVRLAKKFPGLKGMDLAKVVTTKRQYQWNEGSLWQPENRPVMRAHQRLHVVAYDYGVKRNILRMLSDRGCRMTVVPAQTSAEEVLSLDPDGVFLSNGPGDPEPCDYAIEAIRALVVADLPTFGICLGHQLLGLASGARTMKMKFGHHGANHPVQELETGRVFITSQNHGFAVDESDLPSTLKATHRSLFDGSLQGIARIDKPAFSFQGHPEASPGPQEMGAMFDRFVHLMLRRLQQKLRGPRRAKAE, encoded by the coding sequence GTGACGATAACCGCGGTTCTGGCTCTGGAAGATGGAACCATCTTCAGCGGCCAGTCTATCGGCGCCAAGGGCAACACGACTGGCGAAGTTGTTTTCAATACCGCACTGACCGGTTACCAGGAAATTCTTTCCGATCCTTCCTATTCCCGACAGATCGTAACGCTGACCTATCCGCACATCGGCAACACGGGCACGACGCCCGAAGATCTCGAGGCGCCGACCGCCTACGCGGCCGGGCTGGTAGTTAGGGACGTTCCGCCGCTCGCGAGCAATTGGCGCAAGAGCGAAGACCTGCGCGAATTCCTCAGCCGTCACAAGGTCGTCGCCATCTCCGGCATCGACACGCGCAAGCTCACGCGCATCCTGCGCGAGAAGGGCGCCCAGGCCGGGTGCATCATGACCGGCGACAAGATGGACCCCGCGGCGGCGGTGCGCCTGGCGAAGAAATTCCCCGGTCTCAAGGGCATGGACCTCGCCAAGGTCGTGACCACCAAGCGGCAATACCAGTGGAACGAGGGCAGCCTGTGGCAGCCCGAGAATCGTCCGGTGATGCGCGCGCATCAGCGCCTGCATGTCGTTGCCTACGACTACGGCGTGAAGCGCAACATCCTGCGCATGTTGTCGGACCGCGGGTGCCGCATGACGGTGGTGCCCGCGCAGACGTCGGCCGAGGAAGTTCTCTCGCTCGACCCGGATGGTGTGTTCCTGTCGAACGGCCCGGGCGACCCCGAGCCCTGCGATTACGCCATCGAGGCGATCCGCGCGCTGGTGGTGGCGGATCTGCCGACCTTCGGCATCTGCCTCGGCCACCAGTTACTCGGCCTCGCGAGCGGCGCACGCACCATGAAGATGAAATTCGGCCATCACGGCGCGAATCATCCGGTGCAGGAACTCGAAACCGGCCGCGTCTTCATCACCAGCCAGAACCACGGTTTCGCGGTCGACGAAAGCGATCTGCCGTCCACGCTCAAGGCGACCCATCGCTCGCTGTTCGACGGTTCGCTGCAGGGCATCGCGCGCATCGACAAGCCGGCCTTCAGCTTCCAGGGACACCCGGAGGCGAGCCCCGGTCCGCAGGAAATGGGCGCGATGTTCGACCGCTTCGTCCATCTCATGTTGCGGCGGCTCCAGCAGAAGCTGCGTGGCCCCCGCAGGGCGAAGGCCGAGTAA